One window of Klebsiella quasivariicola genomic DNA carries:
- the dcuB gene encoding anaerobic C4-dicarboxylate transporter DcuB — translation MEFAIQLIIILICLFYGARKGGIALGLLGGIGLVILVFVFHLQPGKPPVDVMLVIIAVVAASATLQASGGLDVMLQIAEKLLRRNPKYVSIVAPFVTCTLTILCGTGHVVYTILPIIYDVAIKNNIRPERPMAASSIGAQMGIIASPVSVAVVSLVAMLGNFTFNGKHLEFLDLLAITIPSTLLGILAIGIFSWFRGKDLDKDEAFQAFIAVPENRHYVYGDTATLLDKKLPTSNWIAMWIFLASIAVVALLGAFSELRPEFNGKPLSMVLVIQMFMLLSGALIIIITKTNPASISKNEVFRSGMIAIVAVYGIAWMAETMFGAHMTEIKGVLGEMVKEYPWAYAIVLLLVSKFVNSQAAALAAIVPVALAIGVDPAYIVASAPACYGYYILPTYPSDLAAIQFDRSGTTHIGRFVINHSFILPGLIGVGVSCVFGWVFAAMYGFL, via the coding sequence ATGGAATTTGCGATACAACTCATTATTATCTTAATTTGTCTGTTTTATGGTGCCCGAAAAGGCGGTATTGCGCTGGGGCTGCTGGGCGGCATCGGTTTGGTTATCCTCGTCTTTGTGTTCCATCTTCAGCCGGGAAAACCGCCGGTTGATGTAATGCTGGTGATCATTGCCGTCGTGGCCGCCTCGGCGACGCTACAGGCGTCCGGCGGGCTGGATGTCATGTTACAGATTGCCGAGAAGCTGCTGCGGCGTAACCCGAAATATGTCTCTATTGTGGCGCCTTTTGTCACCTGTACGTTGACCATCCTCTGCGGTACCGGACACGTGGTTTACACGATCCTGCCAATTATCTACGATGTGGCGATTAAGAATAACATTCGTCCGGAGCGGCCGATGGCGGCCAGCTCCATAGGTGCCCAGATGGGGATCATCGCCAGCCCGGTTTCGGTGGCGGTGGTCTCGCTGGTGGCGATGCTGGGGAATTTTACCTTTAACGGGAAACACCTGGAGTTTCTCGATCTGCTGGCGATAACCATTCCGTCCACACTGCTGGGCATTTTAGCTATCGGCATCTTCAGCTGGTTCCGTGGCAAAGATCTGGATAAAGATGAAGCCTTCCAGGCGTTTATTGCGGTACCGGAGAACCGCCATTACGTCTATGGCGATACGGCGACGCTGCTGGATAAAAAGCTGCCCACCAGTAACTGGATTGCGATGTGGATTTTTCTGGCTTCCATTGCCGTGGTTGCTCTGCTCGGCGCCTTTTCCGAACTGCGCCCGGAATTTAACGGTAAGCCGCTGTCGATGGTGCTGGTGATCCAGATGTTCATGCTGCTTTCCGGAGCGCTGATCATTATCATCACCAAAACTAACCCGGCGTCGATTTCCAAAAATGAGGTCTTTCGTTCGGGAATGATCGCTATCGTCGCGGTGTACGGCATCGCGTGGATGGCGGAGACCATGTTCGGCGCGCACATGACCGAAATTAAAGGCGTACTCGGGGAGATGGTAAAAGAGTACCCGTGGGCTTATGCCATTGTGCTGCTACTGGTATCGAAGTTTGTGAACTCACAGGCGGCAGCGCTGGCGGCGATTGTGCCGGTGGCCCTGGCCATCGGCGTCGATCCGGCCTATATCGTGGCTTCTGCGCCGGCCTGCTATGGCTACTATATTCTGCCGACTTACCCAAGCGATCTGGCGGCGATCCAGTTTGACCGCTCAGGCACCACCCATATTGGCCGCTTTGTCATTAATCACAGCTTTATCCTGCCCGGGCTCATCGGCGTCGGCGTCTCCTGCGTGTTTGGCTGGGTATTCGCTGCGATGTACGGCTTTCTGTAA
- a CDS encoding sensor domain-containing diguanylate cyclase, which produces MALHNRKLSFTTPIVVGFAGILLSFMMIAVFVTLAQRKDFLEDYHDINRNFTHNLAINYTETLLRENDFILGRAAIFFARNDELNRAVNVEPEKGLTTLMQLQNMMPSVSSISLADTEGHYLRAPEVLENEDSRAFDPKTRPWFIKQAEASTFSHYTSPYMDYFTHHPTITIFKPVITPEGKLKGSLAFHLDLTSMGFALRQMVAPVQGEFFVVQRDGKVVLHSDPGALFKPFVSDELMDKMTSGEGQLYDTKSDTWYYYYSFTNPDWFVIFRVDNTTLVNLTRHETNLVIGGFTLAAIIIILFGLYLRHASRTVLMNIINAIKTGDVKRAPRLEAMLSKAIETNKQRELTYVRQATIDALTGCKNRRAFDSDIAALMNDHQPFALALVDIDNFKSINDTWGHLNGDIVLRNVAREGLQVLQPLEISLYRYGGEEFAVVFPAEHIDNARTLLETWRVNVERRTWREDGLTVTFSAGLGEWNMEPLDKLVVSVDEALYKAKQQGKNRILRA; this is translated from the coding sequence ATGGCGCTACACAACAGAAAGCTCTCTTTTACGACACCGATCGTCGTAGGGTTTGCCGGAATTTTGCTCAGTTTTATGATGATTGCTGTTTTTGTCACCCTGGCGCAGCGGAAAGATTTTCTCGAAGATTATCACGATATTAACCGCAACTTTACCCATAACCTGGCGATCAACTATACGGAAACCCTGCTGCGGGAAAACGATTTTATTCTCGGGCGCGCGGCCATCTTCTTTGCCCGCAATGACGAACTGAATCGCGCGGTAAACGTGGAGCCGGAGAAAGGGTTAACCACGCTGATGCAGTTACAGAACATGATGCCAAGCGTCTCTTCCATTTCACTGGCGGATACCGAGGGCCACTATCTGCGCGCCCCGGAGGTGCTGGAAAATGAAGACAGCCGGGCTTTCGATCCCAAAACGCGGCCCTGGTTTATCAAACAGGCGGAAGCCAGCACCTTCAGCCATTACACCAGCCCGTATATGGACTATTTCACCCACCATCCGACGATTACCATTTTCAAACCTGTCATCACCCCAGAGGGGAAACTCAAGGGAAGTCTGGCGTTTCATCTCGATCTCACCTCCATGGGTTTCGCGCTACGGCAGATGGTGGCGCCCGTGCAGGGGGAATTTTTTGTGGTGCAGCGGGATGGCAAAGTGGTCCTGCACTCCGACCCGGGGGCGCTGTTTAAACCCTTCGTCAGCGACGAGCTGATGGATAAAATGACCAGCGGCGAGGGGCAGCTTTACGATACTAAAAGCGACACCTGGTATTACTACTACTCTTTTACCAATCCCGACTGGTTCGTGATTTTCCGTGTCGATAATACAACCCTGGTCAATCTGACGCGCCATGAGACCAATTTAGTGATCGGCGGTTTCACCCTCGCAGCGATCATCATCATCCTGTTCGGCCTTTATCTGCGTCATGCCTCCCGTACCGTGCTGATGAATATCATCAATGCGATTAAAACGGGCGATGTCAAACGCGCCCCGCGCCTTGAGGCGATGCTGAGTAAAGCGATTGAAACCAATAAACAGCGTGAACTGACCTACGTCCGTCAGGCGACTATCGACGCCCTTACCGGCTGTAAAAACCGCCGCGCCTTCGACAGCGATATCGCGGCGTTGATGAACGATCACCAGCCGTTTGCTCTCGCGCTGGTCGATATCGATAACTTTAAATCGATCAACGATACCTGGGGGCACCTGAACGGCGATATCGTCCTGCGCAACGTCGCCCGCGAAGGGCTGCAGGTTCTCCAGCCGCTGGAAATATCCCTTTATCGCTACGGCGGTGAAGAGTTCGCCGTGGTCTTTCCTGCCGAACATATCGATAACGCTCGTACGCTGCTGGAAACGTGGCGGGTCAACGTCGAGCGGCGCACCTGGCGCGAAGATGGCCTGACGGTCACCTTTAGCGCCGGACTGGGGGAATGGAATATGGAGCCGCTGGATAAACTGGTGGTGAGCGTCGATGAGGCACTTTACAAAGCCAAGCAACAAGGTAAAAACCGCATCCTCCGCGCGTGA
- a CDS encoding PTS lactose/cellobiose transporter subunit IIA: MEDLETIIMELLVNAGSARSAALTALQLARKGDFAAAEQAMAESHEFVKHAHKIQTQLIGLDEGSGKLPVNLITVHSQDHLMNAMVIQDLATDMIELYRRLPLAQ; the protein is encoded by the coding sequence ATGGAAGATTTAGAAACGATCATCATGGAGCTGTTGGTCAATGCCGGTTCCGCACGCAGCGCGGCGCTCACCGCACTCCAGCTGGCGCGCAAAGGTGATTTTGCCGCAGCCGAACAGGCCATGGCCGAGTCGCATGAGTTCGTCAAACATGCGCATAAAATCCAGACCCAGCTTATCGGCCTGGATGAAGGCAGCGGTAAGTTACCGGTCAACCTGATCACCGTGCATTCTCAGGACCACCTGATGAACGCGATGGTCATCCAGGATCTGGCGACCGATATGATCGAGCTCTATCGTCGTCTGCCCCTCGCGCAATAA
- the rpoC gene encoding DNA-directed RNA polymerase subunit beta' has product MKDLLKFLKAQTKTEEFDAIKIALASPDMIRSWSFGEVKKPETINYRTFKPERDGLFCARIFGPVKDYECLCGKYKRLKHRGVICEKCGVEVTQTKVRRERMGHIELACPTAHIWFLKSLPSRIGLLLDMPLRDIERVLYFESYVVIEGGMTNLERNQILTEEQYLDALEEFGDEFDAKMGAEAIQALLRNMDLEQECEQLREELNETNSETKRKKLTKRIKLLEAFVQSGNKPEWMILTVLPVLPPDLRPLVPLDGGRFATSDLNDLYRRVINRNNRLKRLLDLAAPDIIVRNEKRMLQEAVDALLDNGRRGRAITGSNKRPLKSLADMIKGKQGRFRQNLLGKRVDYSGRSVITVGPYLRLHQCGLPKKMALELFKPFIYGKLELRGLATTIKAAKKMVEREEAVVWDILDEVIREHPVLLNRAPTLHRLGIQAFEPVLIEGKAIQLHPLVCAAYNADFDGDQMAVHVPLTLEAQLEARALMMSTNNILSPANGEPIIVPSQDVVLGLYYMTRDSVNAKGEGMVLTGPKEAERIYRAGLASLHARVKVRITEYEKDDNGEFVAKTSLKDTTVGRAILWMIVPKGLPFSIVNQALGKKAISKMLNTCYRILGLKPTVIFADQTMYTGFAYAARSGASVGIDDMVIPEKKYEIISEAEAEVAEIQEQFQSGLVTAGERYNKVIDIWAAANDRVSKAMMDNLQTETVINRDGQEEQQVSFNSIYMMADSGARGSAAQIRQLAGMRGLMAKPDGSIIETPITANFREGLNVLQYFISTHGARKGLADTALKTANSGYLTRRLVDVAQDLVVTEDDCGTLEGITMTPVIEGGDVKEPLRDRVLGRVTAEDVLKPGTADILVPRNTLLHEHWCDLLEANSVDSVKVRSVVSCDTDFGVCAHCYGRDLARGHIINKGEAIGVIAAQSIGEPGTQLTMRTFHIGGAASRAAAESSIQVKNKGSIKLSNAKSVVNSSGKLVITSRNTELKLIDEFGRTKESYKVPYGAVMAKGDGEQVAGGETVANWDPHTMPVITEVSGFIRFTDMIDGQTITRQTDELTGLSSLVVLDSAERTAGGKDLRPALKIVDAQGNDVLIPGTDMPAQYFLPGKAIVQLEDGVQISSGDTLARIPQESGGTKDITGGLPRVADLFEARRPKEPAILAEISGIISFGKETKGKRRLVITPVDGSEPYEEMIPKWRQLNVFEGERVERGDVVSDGPEAPHDILRLRGVHAVTRYIVNEVQDVYRLQGVKINDKHIEVIVRQMLRKATIESAGSSDFLEGEQVEYSRVKIANRELEANGKVGATFSRDLLGITKASLATESFISAASFQETTRVLTEAAVAGKRDELRGLKENVIVGRLIPAGTGYAYHQDRMRRRAAGELPAAPQVSVEEASANLAELLNAGLGGSDND; this is encoded by the coding sequence GTGAAAGACTTATTAAAGTTTCTGAAAGCGCAAACTAAAACCGAAGAGTTTGATGCGATCAAAATTGCTCTGGCTTCGCCAGACATGATCCGTTCATGGTCTTTCGGTGAAGTTAAAAAGCCGGAAACCATTAACTACCGTACGTTCAAGCCTGAGCGTGACGGCCTTTTCTGCGCCCGTATCTTTGGGCCGGTAAAAGACTATGAGTGCCTGTGCGGTAAGTACAAGCGCCTGAAACACCGCGGTGTGATCTGTGAGAAGTGCGGCGTTGAAGTGACCCAGACCAAAGTGCGTCGTGAGCGCATGGGCCACATCGAGCTGGCATGTCCGACTGCGCACATCTGGTTCCTGAAATCCCTGCCGTCCCGTATCGGCCTGCTGCTGGATATGCCGCTGCGCGATATCGAACGTGTACTGTACTTTGAATCCTATGTGGTTATCGAAGGTGGCATGACCAACCTCGAACGCAACCAGATTCTGACGGAAGAACAGTACCTGGACGCGCTGGAAGAGTTCGGTGACGAATTCGACGCGAAGATGGGTGCGGAAGCGATCCAGGCGCTGCTGCGCAATATGGATCTGGAGCAGGAATGCGAGCAGCTGCGTGAAGAGCTGAACGAAACCAACTCCGAAACCAAGCGTAAAAAGCTGACCAAACGCATTAAGCTGCTGGAAGCCTTCGTACAGTCTGGCAACAAGCCGGAGTGGATGATCCTGACCGTTCTGCCGGTACTGCCGCCAGATCTGCGTCCGCTGGTTCCGCTGGATGGTGGTCGTTTCGCGACGTCTGACCTCAACGATCTGTATCGTCGCGTGATCAACCGTAACAACCGTCTGAAACGTCTGCTGGATCTGGCTGCGCCGGATATCATCGTACGCAACGAAAAACGTATGCTGCAGGAAGCGGTTGACGCCCTGCTGGATAACGGTCGTCGTGGTCGTGCGATCACCGGTTCTAACAAACGTCCTCTGAAATCTTTGGCCGATATGATCAAAGGTAAACAGGGTCGTTTCCGTCAGAACCTGCTCGGTAAGCGTGTTGACTACTCCGGTCGTTCTGTTATCACCGTAGGTCCATACCTGCGTCTGCATCAGTGCGGTCTGCCGAAGAAAATGGCGCTGGAGCTGTTCAAACCGTTCATCTACGGCAAGCTGGAACTGCGTGGCCTGGCCACCACCATCAAAGCCGCTAAGAAAATGGTTGAGCGCGAAGAAGCTGTCGTTTGGGATATCCTGGATGAAGTTATCCGCGAACACCCGGTACTGCTGAACCGTGCGCCGACCCTGCACCGTCTGGGTATCCAGGCGTTCGAACCGGTTCTGATCGAAGGTAAAGCCATCCAGCTGCACCCGCTGGTTTGTGCGGCCTATAACGCCGACTTCGATGGTGACCAGATGGCTGTTCACGTACCGCTGACGCTGGAAGCCCAGCTGGAAGCGCGTGCGCTGATGATGTCTACCAACAACATCCTGTCCCCGGCGAACGGCGAACCAATCATCGTTCCGTCTCAGGACGTTGTACTGGGTCTGTACTACATGACCCGTGACAGTGTTAACGCCAAAGGCGAAGGCATGGTGCTGACTGGCCCGAAAGAAGCTGAGCGTATTTATCGCGCTGGCCTGGCCTCTCTGCATGCGCGCGTTAAAGTGCGTATCACTGAATACGAAAAAGACGACAATGGTGAATTTGTCGCGAAAACCAGCCTGAAAGACACGACCGTTGGCCGTGCCATTCTGTGGATGATCGTACCGAAAGGTCTGCCGTTCTCTATCGTGAACCAGGCGCTCGGTAAGAAAGCGATCTCCAAGATGCTGAACACCTGTTACCGTATTCTGGGCCTGAAACCGACCGTTATTTTCGCGGACCAGACGATGTACACCGGCTTTGCTTATGCAGCGCGTTCAGGTGCGTCCGTTGGTATCGATGACATGGTCATCCCGGAGAAAAAATACGAAATCATCAGCGAAGCGGAAGCGGAAGTTGCTGAGATTCAGGAACAGTTCCAGTCTGGTCTGGTGACCGCGGGCGAACGCTACAACAAAGTTATCGATATCTGGGCTGCGGCGAACGATCGTGTATCCAAAGCGATGATGGATAACCTGCAAACCGAAACCGTGATTAACCGTGACGGTCAGGAAGAACAGCAGGTTTCCTTCAACAGCATTTACATGATGGCCGACTCCGGTGCGCGTGGTTCTGCGGCACAGATTCGTCAGCTGGCTGGTATGCGTGGTCTGATGGCGAAGCCGGATGGCTCCATCATCGAAACGCCGATCACCGCGAACTTCCGTGAAGGTCTGAACGTACTCCAGTACTTCATCTCGACCCACGGTGCGCGTAAAGGTCTGGCGGATACCGCACTGAAGACAGCGAACTCCGGTTACCTGACGCGTCGTCTGGTTGACGTTGCGCAGGACCTGGTTGTTACTGAAGACGACTGTGGCACCCTGGAAGGCATCACCATGACGCCGGTTATCGAAGGTGGCGACGTTAAAGAGCCGCTGCGCGATCGCGTACTGGGTCGTGTGACTGCTGAAGACGTTCTGAAGCCGGGTACCGCGGATATTCTGGTTCCACGCAACACGCTGCTGCACGAGCACTGGTGTGATCTGCTGGAAGCGAACTCCGTTGACTCCGTCAAAGTGCGTTCCGTTGTATCCTGTGACACCGACTTTGGTGTATGTGCGCACTGCTATGGTCGTGACCTGGCGCGTGGCCACATCATCAACAAAGGTGAGGCTATCGGCGTTATCGCGGCACAGTCCATCGGTGAGCCGGGTACACAGCTGACGATGCGTACGTTCCACATCGGTGGTGCGGCATCTCGTGCGGCTGCTGAATCCAGCATCCAGGTGAAAAACAAAGGTAGCATCAAGCTCAGCAACGCGAAGTCGGTTGTGAACTCCAGCGGTAAACTGGTCATCACTTCCCGTAACACCGAGCTGAAGCTGATCGACGAATTCGGTCGTACCAAAGAGAGCTATAAAGTGCCTTACGGTGCGGTTATGGCGAAAGGCGACGGCGAGCAGGTTGCCGGCGGTGAAACCGTCGCAAACTGGGATCCGCATACCATGCCGGTCATCACCGAAGTTAGCGGCTTCATCCGCTTCACTGACATGATCGACGGCCAGACCATTACTCGTCAGACCGACGAGCTGACCGGTCTGTCTTCGCTGGTGGTTCTGGACTCTGCAGAACGTACCGCAGGTGGTAAAGATCTGCGTCCGGCACTGAAAATTGTTGATGCTCAGGGCAATGACGTTCTGATCCCAGGCACCGATATGCCTGCTCAGTACTTCCTGCCGGGTAAAGCAATTGTTCAGCTGGAAGATGGCGTACAGATCAGCTCCGGTGACACCCTGGCGCGTATTCCGCAGGAATCCGGCGGTACCAAGGATATCACCGGTGGTCTGCCGCGCGTTGCGGACCTGTTCGAAGCACGTCGTCCGAAAGAGCCGGCGATCCTGGCTGAAATCAGCGGTATCATTTCCTTCGGTAAAGAAACCAAAGGGAAACGTCGTCTGGTTATCACCCCGGTAGACGGTAGCGAGCCGTACGAAGAGATGATCCCGAAATGGCGTCAGCTCAACGTGTTCGAAGGTGAACGTGTAGAACGTGGTGACGTGGTTTCCGACGGTCCGGAAGCACCGCACGACATTCTGCGTCTGCGTGGCGTACATGCTGTGACCCGTTACATTGTTAACGAAGTCCAGGACGTATACCGTCTGCAGGGCGTTAAGATTAACGATAAACACATCGAAGTTATCGTTCGTCAGATGCTGCGTAAAGCCACCATTGAAAGCGCAGGCAGCTCCGACTTCCTCGAAGGCGAGCAGGTTGAATACTCCCGCGTCAAGATCGCGAACCGCGAACTGGAAGCGAATGGCAAAGTGGGCGCAACGTTCTCCCGCGATCTGCTGGGTATCACCAAAGCGTCTCTGGCCACCGAGTCCTTCATCTCCGCGGCATCGTTCCAGGAGACCACTCGCGTGCTGACCGAAGCCGCCGTTGCGGGCAAACGCGACGAGCTGCGCGGTCTGAAAGAGAACGTCATCGTGGGTCGTCTGATCCCGGCGGGTACCGGTTATGCGTACCACCAGGATCGTATGCGCCGTCGTGCGGCTGGCGAATTGCCGGCAGCACCGCAGGTGAGCGTGGAAGAAGCGTCTGCCAACCTGGCAGAGCTGCTGAACGCAGGTCTGGGCGGTTCTGACAACGATTAA
- a CDS encoding PTS sugar transporter subunit IIB yields the protein MLVQRMQDAAQKKGVEVSIKAVPVAEFKDNLAAADIILLGPQVKYEQAKLQALADPFGKKVAVIDMMDYGMMKGDAVLDKALKMLE from the coding sequence ATGCTGGTTCAGCGTATGCAAGATGCCGCGCAGAAGAAAGGTGTTGAAGTCTCAATCAAGGCCGTACCGGTCGCCGAGTTTAAAGATAATCTGGCCGCCGCCGACATTATTCTGCTCGGCCCGCAGGTGAAATATGAGCAGGCGAAGCTGCAGGCGCTGGCCGATCCGTTCGGCAAGAAGGTCGCGGTAATCGATATGATGGACTACGGCATGATGAAAGGTGATGCCGTCCTGGATAAAGCCCTTAAGATGCTGGAGTAA